In Candidatus Bathyarchaeum sp., the following are encoded in one genomic region:
- a CDS encoding SPASM domain-containing protein translates to MLKTEPWLEITTISKCSINCSYCPQQTFQQHYQGTKMLSLEDFKKAVAKIPKKVAIHFSGFSEPFLNPQCLDMIDYAYSKGHKIVLFSTLVGLKPKNVEQLRKCNPEVILHLPDKLGNAKIAVTENYKKTLDAVLKNLNVTGYYVMDEKFLSNERAGQCNDAPKRHVRGWFFCEKLLAGQFVMLPNCDVVLCCMDYGLKHPVGNLLKQSWNEILNSQEYQKVRANRYKFNGKVLCRSCVWASLSFRSRYYLKRITQKHYEKQNIQRYKKRK, encoded by the coding sequence TTGCTTAAAACAGAGCCATGGCTGGAAATAACAACCATCAGCAAGTGCAGTATCAATTGCAGTTACTGTCCTCAACAAACTTTTCAACAACATTATCAGGGCACCAAAATGCTCAGCTTAGAAGATTTCAAAAAAGCTGTTGCAAAAATTCCCAAAAAGGTTGCCATCCATTTTTCAGGCTTTTCAGAGCCTTTTCTTAATCCTCAATGTTTAGACATGATTGATTATGCTTACTCGAAAGGCCACAAGATTGTACTGTTTTCCACCCTTGTGGGATTAAAACCCAAAAACGTAGAACAACTCAGAAAATGTAATCCTGAAGTGATTTTGCATCTGCCAGACAAGCTAGGCAACGCCAAAATTGCAGTTACTGAAAATTACAAAAAAACCCTAGACGCAGTTTTGAAGAATCTGAACGTGACAGGATATTACGTTATGGATGAAAAGTTCCTTTCAAATGAACGAGCAGGACAATGCAATGATGCCCCAAAAAGACATGTTCGGGGTTGGTTTTTTTGTGAAAAACTGTTAGCTGGACAGTTTGTTATGCTTCCAAACTGCGACGTTGTTTTGTGCTGCATGGACTATGGTTTAAAGCATCCCGTTGGGAACCTGTTGAAGCAGTCGTGGAATGAAATACTCAACTCCCAAGAATATCAAAAGGTTCGCGCAAACCGTTACAAATTTAACGGCAAGGTTTTGTGTAGAAGTTGTGTTTGGGCATCACTCTCGTTTAGGTCTAGGTATTACCTGAAGAGAATCACGCAAAAACACTACGAGAAACAAAACATACAAAGATACAAAAAAAGAAAATAA
- a CDS encoding threonine--tRNA ligase, whose translation MRILQLHSNFIEYEAIEKEIPSAEDAEKTKDRIEEVVVLFTAVEEGDDLNVAKKAMELTKDSLDKLKVNKIMIYPYAHLSSNLAKPSEALKILNELRNISKEMGLETYSSPFGWCKQFSISIKGHPLAEHLRVVTCDSEKEEVVCEALKAEEKLKSYWYVLQPDGELIPAQEYRFKNCKRLEKLCRYEIKKVRVEQNVPPHVPLMKRLEIADYEPGSDPGNLRWYPKGRMIKSLIEQYVTEKVIEYGGMEVETPIMYDLEHPAIAHYLQRFPARQYVLCSDKRDFFLRFAACFGQFLMVHDAQFSYKQLPLRMYELTKYAFRREKSGEVTGLRRLRCFTMPDCHALVADIDQAKDEFMTRFKMSMGIMESLELDKETDYELAIRVTKDFYAENKDFILGMVKLMGKPVLIEMWEERFFYFVLKWEFNFVDNLNKASALSTDQIDIENAKHYDMTYVDENSEKQYPLVLHCSPSGAIERDIYALLEKAHRDSLKGKSPILPLWLAPTQLRIIPVSEKYLEDAEKLMKQIESCKVRVDIDDRSLSLGKKVRAAEKEWVNYVLVYGEKELNSDLLPVRDRSAGKEIRNFSLEELTKEINEKTVGKPFKPLALPKMLSKRPQFSF comes from the coding sequence GTGCTTTTTACTGCAGTTGAAGAAGGTGACGACCTAAACGTAGCCAAAAAAGCCATGGAACTCACTAAAGATTCCCTTGATAAACTTAAAGTCAACAAAATTATGATTTATCCATACGCTCACTTGAGCAGTAATTTGGCTAAGCCTTCTGAAGCTTTGAAAATTCTTAATGAACTAAGAAACATCTCCAAAGAGATGGGACTGGAAACCTATTCTTCTCCCTTTGGTTGGTGCAAACAATTCTCGATTTCCATTAAAGGTCACCCCTTGGCTGAGCATCTTCGGGTCGTTACCTGTGATTCAGAAAAAGAAGAGGTAGTCTGTGAGGCTCTGAAAGCGGAAGAAAAACTCAAATCCTACTGGTACGTATTGCAGCCTGACGGCGAGTTAATTCCTGCACAAGAGTACCGTTTCAAAAACTGTAAACGTCTCGAAAAGCTTTGCAGATATGAAATCAAAAAGGTGAGAGTTGAACAGAACGTTCCTCCTCATGTTCCATTGATGAAGCGACTAGAAATTGCAGACTACGAGCCTGGAAGCGACCCAGGTAACTTGCGGTGGTATCCTAAGGGTCGTATGATTAAATCGTTGATTGAGCAGTACGTAACCGAAAAAGTAATTGAATATGGCGGAATGGAAGTAGAAACTCCAATAATGTATGACCTTGAGCACCCTGCTATTGCTCATTATCTGCAGCGTTTTCCTGCCCGTCAGTATGTGCTGTGTTCGGACAAGCGGGACTTTTTCTTGCGGTTTGCTGCTTGTTTTGGGCAGTTCTTGATGGTTCACGACGCCCAATTCAGTTACAAGCAACTTCCCCTGCGGATGTATGAGCTAACAAAATACGCTTTCCGGAGAGAAAAAAGCGGCGAAGTAACTGGATTGCGCAGGCTTCGTTGTTTCACTATGCCAGATTGTCATGCTTTGGTTGCAGATATCGACCAAGCAAAAGACGAGTTCATGACTCGTTTCAAGATGTCCATGGGCATTATGGAAAGTCTGGAACTAGACAAAGAAACCGATTATGAGTTAGCAATCAGGGTAACCAAGGACTTCTATGCTGAAAACAAGGATTTCATTCTTGGTATGGTCAAGCTGATGGGCAAGCCTGTCCTGATTGAAATGTGGGAAGAGCGGTTCTTCTATTTCGTTTTGAAATGGGAATTCAATTTCGTAGATAACCTAAACAAAGCCTCTGCCCTTTCTACCGACCAAATTGACATCGAGAACGCCAAACATTACGACATGACCTACGTGGACGAAAACAGCGAAAAACAGTATCCTCTTGTTCTTCATTGTTCCCCAAGCGGAGCCATAGAACGCGACATTTATGCCCTGCTGGAAAAAGCTCACCGAGACTCCCTGAAAGGCAAAAGTCCAATCTTGCCCTTGTGGTTGGCTCCTACCCAGTTGCGGATTATTCCGGTCTCAGAAAAATACCTTGAAGATGCAGAGAAACTAATGAAACAAATCGAAAGTTGCAAAGTGCGCGTTGACATCGACGACCGCTCCCTTAGTTTAGGCAAGAAAGTTCGAGCTGCAGAAAAAGAGTGGGTAAACTACGTGCTGGTGTATGGAGAAAAAGAACTAAACTCAGACCTTTTACCCGTTCGTGACCGAAGTGCAGGAAAAGAAATCCGAAACTTTAGTCTAGAAGAGTTAACCAAAGAAATCAACGAAAAAACCGTTGGGAAACCATTCAAACCCTTAGCCTTGCCAAAGATGCTTTCAAAACGACCCCAATTTTCTTTCTAA